AATACTGCACTGATAGTCCTCTTACCATGTCATGTTGCATTTTGCtctcctgtatttttttaattaacatttgattttttaaaaatgatttatataaatattggactgaaatctggtgactgtggaggtttGAGTACACtgagctcattgtcatgttcaagaaaacagtttgagatggCCTGATCTTTGTGATCTGGTGCGTTCAGCCTTCAGCCTTTTGGAAGTGATTCTTTTACAAGAGTTCTCCCATAGATTTCAATTCAGAATTCAGAGCACCGGTCCAGCAGCCATAACAATATTTCAGTCTAGAACAAAGTGATGGAGCGACTGACACTACCAGTGAAAAATAGTGAGTAATACATTGGAGTTATGACAGAAAGCTGCATTTCAAGTGATGACTGTCACGTATGACAGGCATCCTGATAGAAAGCAACAGATATGCTACTTTGTTTGGATTTAGAAGGTCTTAATTTTGGAAATATAATTAATTGACATGTTTGCTggaaatgtatttgatttattatttgagacatttgcattttaataatcCTGGTCCTTTCATTTCTGCATCCTTCCACTCCTTGATACTAAAACTTCTATTAAAGGAGGTGCTACACTTGCCTATATATGTTcattattacaaaaatatgaatcTTGTGTGCATTATGATGGCAACTTCGCTCATTGTTCTTGGTTTGATGCTCATGACTTGGTAAACTTACTGACCCTGAAAATGCCAAAACAACCCCCTTAGAAGAATCTTTCTTTCACTTGTGTTGTGATTGTTGTACAGTCTGCCCAGCATAGCAGCACAATCAATAATCCATGGAAATTACATTTGCACAGTTATTAGTAGGTAAAGCTCTAATGCGTGTAAGCTGTGACACTTTGTATTTGGCTATGTAGATGTGGAATATTGCCCCTGTTTTCATCACCGTCATCTGAGCTCTCACAATATTCAGTAAAGGCAGCTACTGGTGACAAGACTTTTCagataaaaattttatttaattgtcaTCTGTAAAGTTTGATTatgatacaaaacaaaatgatgctgttactactaaaaaaaaatcagttctaaaaaaaaactgaaacacaattAGCTTACATTaacaatcattaaaaaaaaccccacaaaacaACCAAAATCACACATCGAGCTTGTACACAATATTAGTGTGACCGCAGTATTAGTAACTTAGTACATTAATCATTTATATGATTCACAATTACCAtcatacaatacaatacaatactgAAGTATTGACATAGTACATTCAAAAACTGGCTCTTATGTAATGTACCTTTGCTCTATAGGCATGACTGGATCAGGtagtttaattattaattaaaaaaatatctagaatttaaagtactagaaatgtatttatacagtttattttccacagcATGTAAGAAAAAGATCTGCTATGACTGTCCAGCAAACATaatggaaaatgaaaaagacGTAAAACTGATTGAATTCTATTAAGTATAGAAAACGCAAATTCATACATGAAGATTAGCGCCATTGCTGTAACTGCATCTGAGTTACCTCTGTGTCAACGACTGGTATACAGATTAGTGATGCTAATGTAATGTTGTAGCTTTTAAAGTGGCGTTTTTATGCTTGTGGGTCTTCTACTTCATCGTGGAGGTTGCCAGCTGCGTTTGCACTGGGAGTGCTGTCTGAGGCCTCCTGGGCTTGAAGAGAGCTCCTCCTAGTGGACAAAGAGAGAGTTGACGCCACACCCTTTAAACTGAATGGctagatgaagtgaaacagtgTTATTAAGGATCTGAAATCTCACTTCATCTCGTTGGCCTCTGCCGTTTTAACAGCGTTGTATTTGCGTTTCTTCACAGTGTGAGCAATGAACCATGCAACCAGGATGATCAGCACGCACCCGAGCAGCGCTCCGATAACTGCTCCTGCAATCACTCCATCTCCCGCTTCTATACAAACACAGTTATTAAACCAGTAAGGGGTTATTTCACACAATGCACATTAAcccattttcaaaaacaaatatgAGGACAAACCAGGGCTCAGCTCAATGGTGCACGCTGCAAAGCCCACTGCATTTGTAGCATTGCACTGGTACTCCCCAAACTCAAACTGGGATATGTTTTTGATTTCCAGTATTCCAGTTATGGttgctgaaaaaaaacacagcacgcAGGTTCATGAGAGGATAAATGTGCTAATGTTATATATCTGTGTACACCTGCAGGACTCACTTTTTCCTAGCACTGGTCTCCTTGTCTTGGTCTGATCCAGTCTGGTCCAGCTGTAGGTCGGCGTCGGGCTCCCACGCTCACTGTGGCAGGTCAGAGTGACCAGGTGACCTGATTCCACATCACCATGTACGGCGCAGTAAGGATCAGATGGTTTCTCTGATGGACCACAGGGAGGATGCAAGGGTTTATTGGCTGACTTCACTTTCAGTCTACAATAATCTACTTGACATACTCACAAAGCACACATTCAGCCTGTAGAGATCATTGACATTTTTCAAGCCATTTCAGCAGGAGCTCCTGGAGGCTCGGCAAAATAATTCAACACAAAATCTGTTTTCAAACATGTCATCCTCATAATACATGTTCTGTCTGACAATACTTAACTCATGACAGGGTCATGCATACATATCTGctcatttttcctctttgtcGCTCTTCATTGTTACTTTTGGATAGTTTTGCCACTGCGAGCTTTGATGCTATTTCAGTGAAACCACCTGAGATCTTTATCGGGGAAATCACACTTTGGTGACAGCTTATGAGCATCTGATGGCACAGcgggaaaacaaaaacagttctgGTTTAATTTTTAGCACTACGTCGTTTTATAATCCTCTGAGATTGGGTCAGATATTGAGCACAAGAAACAACTAGTAGATCTGTCAAATAAAGGCAGTAGAATAAAAACTACTTTCTCTTCTGAAATTTGTTGCAGTATAAAATGGGCTGAAACAGCAATGGTCAAGTACCTCTAGATGTTCTTTCAGCCACTGCTTTACAACAGATGCTGTATTGATTGCTGCTTCATTCCAGTCAGAGGCCCTGTGtgcatttctctgtgtgtactttttctttcctgtttatGCCGGTTTGTCTTTGGAGGTGCCATCAATTATTGGTTTGCACTGCTGAGTGTCTGTCCGCCACCTCATTGGCTGATTTTAATCTGAGAGAATAAATCACAAGCCCGAGAGCAGATCTCAAGCATAAGGGTCCTTTCTCCTCTCCACCCTATCTGTGTGCACTGTTGACATTGTACCAACACTTTGTACACTTTAGGAAGTAAATAGTGGGAAATGAAGGACTTAAAGCAAATTCTGGCACCGTTTCATTTTAATCTATGAGCCGGAGTCTTTGTCAGCCTCTCCTTAGGGTTGTTATCGTTGGAGGTAGATAggtgaaattctgtttttgcttattcaaaaaaaaagtcctgaaaGTAACATCAATGTGGACTGTGTATCAAAGACGGTAAACAGATCTGAGTTTGTTAAAATAGCAAATCCTTTATTTGCAATTAATCAAACAGCATGTCACGTGTGCAGCCGTTAGTCATCGTGATTCAGGGTACGTTAGGAGTGGCCTCCTCCTGAACTGAGCAGAGGCTGAAGATGAAATCTGTATTTCACTGCGCCTGCCCACTGATCACTGGGCGTTCAGTACGGCAAATTCATATTTGAtaccaaatgtgtttttactttCACGTTAAAAAGCTCAGGAAGAGGAATaaagtttatatacatatatttttgtaatttatagCAAAACTGTTCAGTCTCACTAAATGGTATGTGGAAAGTAAGCGATGCAAATCAGCCTTGATCCCATGTTAATCAGCATGAGTGCAGTCATACATATTCATAGTTTGTGTCACAGTCAGTATGAAGAAAGGGCCCCCTgctaatatttttataaagCCTGTACAGTATTTAGGTAGCACATGCATGCAGGAGACACTCGTATATATTCTGTATGCAGTATGAGGATGCAGTCACAGTCCTTTTCTAATTTCCATCACTGACAATGAGGAGACTGCTGAAGTAACCATGGAAACTACTGAGGCCTGCAAGGTTGTCCTGGTAACTCGGTGAATGAGAGGATTTGAGATGAATGTAATTCCCTATTTACGCTATTCAGGGCCACTACTTTAATAGGTTTGCTAATGTTACAGCATTAATAATTGATACAGAAATCTCAGGTGAGGACAGATAACTGAAACAATTTACTGGaatcacactttaaaaaaaaacaaacataaaaacactgttACGCCCTTTTCAGGGAGTCACACGTCCTTACTTATAGCAGGAGAATAATGGCTGAAGCAGCAGCATTCTAATGGGTGTGATCAGGTAGCATGAAATCTCCTACACACCCTTTGTTTACCCTCACAAGCTTTTTGGTTCCTCATCTGAGGGCTGTGGGAATTGTGTGTTGATCCCTTTCCCTGACTCAGTCGTTCCTTTTGTTAACTACTTTTACCTGTGGCTAAAGTGTGTGAACTACGTGTGCTTAAAACCCACCTGTATGACATTAAATAGGATCACACGGagtacaaaaatgcaaaaacacaataatagcaggaaaaaaacacacccaACACAAATTTATTTCTGAAGTGGATTAAACTCACCGAGGACATTCACAATGATGCTTGCCCGAGTCTGTCCGTCAACATCGGGAAAGTTGTGAACCTCACAGCTGTAGATTCCGGAGTCTGATGCCtgcatgtttttcattattatggAGGCATTCCTGGTGGTGCCAGGAGCAGTGGGAGGTTGAATCCTCCCTTCATAAGGCTTGTTAATGGCAGTCTGTCCTAACTGATAGTAACAGATCTGAAAGCACATGGCAGAAAGTCAGATCAGATCGACTACAACAACACACGACTTCTGTTGGCTATCAATGCAGAGCCTCACTGTCCTCGAGCTAGTTTGCATAAGTAATGAAACCTTTGGTTCTGCTGCGAATATGATCTTGGGAGGACCaacgtttttcttttttccaattAAGCATTAATTTAGCActgtaatgtaaaataatgtaatCAGCACATCCATAACTTTACAAGCACTTTTTGTCGATCTCAGTCACAGGCTTTTTGATCCAAATTGGGTGTGTCTGctagcagttaagaaaatgtggCACAATGTGAAAAAGGCGCAAACCCATGTGTGTAGTTGCACATAGCGctgttttttggtgttttttttttttttttatgttaaccaGACTTTTCTATGAGTCCTTTAAAATACAGGAACATATAAAATGTTTGCTTCCTTGGTGAGAATCCAACCAGTGTAAATCCAACTGGAGCATTGCTGCATTTCAGTACTGAAAATGACCTGTGCTGTGCTTTGCTACAATACTCTGATCTGCTctcacagaagaagaaacacaaaattATTCATGGCTTTCAGAAGCGATCAACACCTCGTGCAGTCCCATGAGCTTATGCCCTCTTTTGATTTACTAAATCAGAGGATATTTTGTGATCCCAGCCCAAAATACTACAATTCAGTCACATTTAGGTACATGAAGCTCACTTAGCTGACTTGGTGCAAAACTGTAATCTGAGCAGCAGTGTGCATCTACCTGCTTTTGTCCCACAAAGGATGTTGAAACTAAATCCCACTGGATTGTCAGACTGGTAGTTGTCGCCTCAGTAGTAGCAAACTCACACTGGAGCAGGACACTTCCACCAGCTGTAACGTTGACATATTTCTGCGGGGTCGTCACCGTGATCAGTTCAACACATCCTGCAAAACAATACCAGGGCTCAAGAAAGTGTTCATAAAATTTAAACCTGctacggaaaaaaaaaaaaaaaaaaatccaataataACAAGAGCGAGAAATGTGTTTACCTGTAATGCTGAAAAGCACCAACACGAGCTGCAGGGAGCACATCTTTACAAAAACTTCTTAAGAACTTAAGTTATACTTTTCTGTCTCACAGTGGACTCATGCGAGCAGCTGAGAAGAGGGGGGGTGAATGCATCACAGTATCACAGGCAAGGTCATAGGAGTCTTGGTACTGGACCTGCTGATAATGTGCGTGTTTGCATTTCCATGTTTGCCAGAGAAGGTGTGTACACTGGGTGTGTAGAGCGTTGtttcacagggggtcgttttgattgccAGGTTTTTCCCTGGAATTATTgtgtggtctttaccttataatattaAGGCGAGTGCTTGtcgtgatttggtgctatataaataaaacagaatcgAATTGATTGGTTTTCCAAAATTATCGATCCAGGCGCTCGGACTCAAAAAGTTTAAAGCAGGGCAGATGGAAATGAGATATGATGGCAAAGAAAAACCCCCATCTGTTCATACTTCGAGCAAACAGTCAgaccattgtgtgtgtgtgtgtgtgtgtgtgttgaaatgGTGACTGTACATGGCAGGTTAGGACCACAGAGTGTTGTGACACTGATGGCTAATTCATTTTTCAGTACTTTGGCAGTAGTTTCACCACAGCTCATCCTCCTTGTCTTGTAAGTCATTCTGGGTCAAGGCTTCTGGCAAAGGAATTAATGTAATTTAATCTCCACCTGGCCTTTATCGCTCGCCTCAAGGAAGTGTAAGCCAAAGCACTGCAACATGCCGCTTATCACTGGGGAGTCCACTCCCTGGTGCTGCTGCCTACTTAATAAAAGCAGTTTCACCTTTGTCGTTTTCGCTCACACAGCGTGGAGCACAATGCTGACAGGGAGAGACAGTGAATCATACATGATTAATTGCCTATAATTACCAGAAGCTGACATAAGTGATTaacaatgtgaaaaatgttgATTAGGGGTGACTGGAAGggtgagggagggaggcagcGGTATAATGTGGGAAGCGGAGGGAGGCGTGTAGAGCTCATTATCCAGAAGACACTTATGTGATAGGCTGGCAAATGACACAATATCACTGTCTGTAGACTTtgttggaaaattaaaaaaaaaaaaaaaaaagtgttggcaGCTGTGCGTTTGGGCAGAACTGCAGAGTGAAACAACAAGGGGCCAGtctttaaataaatgcaacagcATGACTCACGACCGACTAATCAGAGTCTGAGAGCGTTCTGATTCCATGACACGTCGAGTGGGAAAACCACTAATGAATGAGTAGAACCATTAATAGTGCATTCAGTTAGTTACATTTGGGAAATGCTTATTCCCACATAAGTTGAGATCAGGATTGTATAAACACAATAAGCACTTTGCCCTAACATACTGTCACATCCTTGTTGTTTGGGGGCAGAGTTGAGATTGCATTTCGGCAAACGTGGGACTTCTTCTTCACTCCACTCAGGTTATTGTTCAAAGGTTATGGTTATTTTGAGTCAAAGGAGTCAGTTATTTACACCActactgcaaaaacaaacaaaagcaaaaaacagttctgtttaataataaaaataaatgatgaaaaagaagaagaaaagttgATTCGCAGTTCGCCAGGGGCCAGTTATAGCCTATTTGTTGGAGTAAGACTGAGAGTTTGCACCCATATGGATTACCACATGAGACTGTAAATGAGCACACTGGTGCTTTCAACTAAATGCTCACACTGGTATTTTAGTATGAGAGATTTAATTCCTCACGATTCATCCACTTGACACCGTGGATATTTGTACCAGTACCCATTAGTTATTGAAACACTTCAgataaaaatccagaaaatcgcTCTAGCTAATAACACGACCCTAATATATGAACCCTAATATAAAGCTGCATGTGTACTGCAGCTGCTAAAATATGTTGTGCCCTTCTTGACTGGTGGTTTCATGGTGGCATTTGAGGAAAAGAGGATCATCAAAGTCATTATGATTTATGCACTGGGGACCATAAATGCTTGTACCTGTGCCAAGCAAGCAACACAGCAAATTAGCCATCATAGATAATGATATAGGTTTATATCTACAAATTGTACATTAGATTGTTGACATTTTCTGACTGTTTCACCCCTCAGCCCTATCATACTGACTCTTATTTCTATTCCAGTCACATTAATGGCTCTACAGTTAGTTTTTAATCTGAGTGGAGAGCTGATGACGAATCTGCCCTGCAGCATCCACCAAGCACAAGCGTTGTCTCGCAGAGGTTGTTTGGACCTGTAACTGTGTCTTCCTCAAACCTCCAGCAGGTTTTTGTGCAATACCTCCACACAGACTTACTCATCCACCCACTACAAGCAGTGGTTCCCTGTCGGCAGACTGTGAGGGGGTGTAAAACTCCGAGCTCAGAAAGAGTGAGTACACATTGAGtggtgttttcttttgcttcttGACAGACCTGTCTGAACAATCCGGCTGACTGTTGTAGTAATGCACAGTGGTGGAGGATGTATTTGCATCTCTTATGGTGCAAAAGTACTGCGACACTTTAAAAGTACTCTGTGACAAGTTAGTTATGACAAGCGCTGTTTTAAAAATCTGCTTAGGTATGTGTAAGTATGCAGTTCTGGTAAAATGTACCCAAATGTTTGAAAAGTAAAAGTGCATGAGAAAGTGCATGTGACCGTTATACACTTAAATGTCATTAATAGAtcttttattgttattactTATGCATTCATGTAAAAAGCAGACACTGAATTTCCTCTTCAACTGCAACTAATGACTATTTATAATTTGCATCCATTTGCTGAGTGTTTTCTCCATTAATCAAATGATTGTTTAGTTTAtaaaaactgggaaaaaaacaacccaaaaagacatgctgtcaAGTGCTCtgagccatttttatacaaacaTCATGGATTCTTCACAtgtttttgtgcaaaaatcAATCAGTCACTGTCTATTAGATGAAGAAGTCTGATAAATGATGTTATGTACAATAATTTTCCTTTGAGACACGGTGGAGTAGAAGTAGAAATTGTCATTAAAAGAAAGAAGCTGAGTAAAGTGCACATATCTTACTGTAGGCACCGCTGCTATTGAGGAGGACAGGGATGCAATTCAGACACTGGACAGTAGATGGCAGGCCAGTCTGTTAGATgcattgttgtgtgtgtgtgtgtgtgtgtgtgtgtgtgtgtgtgtgtgtgtgtgtgtgtgtgtgtgtgtgtgtgtgcgtgtgtgtgtgtgtgtgtgtgtgtgtgcacgcgcacaCGGGGTGGGGGTTTGGTGCACAGAGAGCTTGATGCAGCCGATGGCAACGGAGCCAAGAGTGCCACACTCCACAATCTCAGCAGGCCTCGCTCTTCTTCACCCTCCTCTCCCACTTGGATAACAAAAATATATAGGCCACGTATTTAGCATGGCTTCACTTTATGTCCCCACTGCTACCAAGCAACCATAAAATAGAAATAGTGATGGTACAAAACCAAATCTTATGCGAGAGcaagaacacacaaacaaacactgtaGTGTGGAACATCATCTGACTAACACAGATGAAAAGGTCTCCTTTggactgcaattttttttctctcttagtACTAAAAACCACACGCAGTGACACTGAACTATCATCTCACATTGCCATCAAATGCAAGCATGAGACACAGCTTTCACAAAGATTGACACAATTGTGCAAACAAACCTAAAAGAAGTGGGACACAGTCAGTCAGACGCAACATCTCCTGATACTTTTGTCATCTCTGAAATTcagagtctgtcactgaagaGGGCGACCTATGACGAATTGTCTCAGGAAAGAGAAACAAGGGCCACAGAACGGGAGTACATTTACATCAGCAAGCAGTCTAATCGACAGGCTGTCAGCATTGTATTCAGGCTATAACTTCTGTGAAGTGCTGGCAATAAAAAAAGGAGCAATTGCACAGATGACCCTTACTGGCACAGAGAAACATTATGCTTTCAGAAGATGCATAATGTCCCCATATCCATTTTGTCTAATGACATTTTTGATCATCTAAAATCTGTCCTTTAGCAACAAGGGAAATGCCAAAATAAATTGAGAGGCAAGCTGTTAGATTTGCCAGTAAAAGTATAATTTTATGTGTTTGAGTCGTGATCTTCTCAGT
The window above is part of the Archocentrus centrarchus isolate MPI-CPG fArcCen1 chromosome 14, fArcCen1, whole genome shotgun sequence genome. Proteins encoded here:
- the LOC115792283 gene encoding V-set and immunoglobulin domain-containing protein 1-like, translated to MCSLQLVLVLFSITGCVELITVTTPQKYVNVTAGGSVLLQCEFATTEATTTSLTIQWDLVSTSFVGQKQICYYQLGQTAINKPYEGRIQPPTAPGTTRNASIIMKNMQASDSGIYSCEVHNFPDVDGQTRASIIVNVLEKPSDPYCAVHGDVESGHLVTLTCHSERGSPTPTYSWTRLDQTKTRRPVLGKTTITGILEIKNISQFEFGEYQCNATNAVGFAACTIELSPEAGDGVIAGAVIGALLGCVLIILVAWFIAHTVKKRKYNAVKTAEANEMKRSSLQAQEASDSTPSANAAGNLHDEVEDPQA